The Candidatus Cloacimonas sp. region ACCCGGAAAAAAATGCGCTTGAGGTCTCAGAACCGGAATTTGATGTTAAGACACGCAGCGCTCTTGTAAAATCTGCCAACTGGCTTCTTCACGGAATGATACTAAAGAAGATAATGCCATACCTTTCTTACCCCTTAACGGCAGATCTTGAGAGTGCCAAAACAGAAGCAAACAAGATGATAGCCGATTATCCTCTTTATGAGGGGATAAACATTAAAGGGAGGCTTGATTCATTGGGCGTTACCAGTGTGAATATGGTTCCCGGAGCTGTCCGCATTCAGGCAAACCTAAAGGGTAATGTTGCAATAAAGATTGACGGGTTACACTTTTAATCACACAGAAAAGCACTATTCTTAACCGTTTTTCTTTTTATAACTCTTTGTCCGAT contains the following coding sequences:
- a CDS encoding DUF4403 family protein; translation: PEKNALEVSEPEFDVKTRSALVKSANWLLHGMILKKIMPYLSYPLTADLESAKTEANKMIADYPLYEGINIKGRLDSLGVTSVNMVPGAVRIQANLKGNVAIKIDGLHF